A DNA window from Maribellus comscasis contains the following coding sequences:
- a CDS encoding Eco57I restriction-modification methylase domain-containing protein translates to MKLNIFHEVQFLPALKTFFRELNVPINYIADEPTTAQEILRDTYKDNDTFNLINDVYFVGMVDDSSFRGEDSIDSESIKSDYDGILIFGITLHKRANNLLPSRSQLAEITRAFNREFYYTPVALVFKYKNEEKKYIAFSNAERLKYKQAWREGEKAGKVSLLRDIDIENPHRGHEDIIHQLKIQTTGLKAVDSFDKLYKYWQEVFNVSILNKKFYQELQSWYFWAIKEVTFPNAPNRFDFDSDAKFDDAVKEHKGKNVIRLLTRLLFIWFIKEKKLVPEEIFDENYVANNLIKDFTPQKPHGVFATGKNTSMYYRAILQNLFFATLNQEMGKRQFRIPKRHMNVSNLMRYQNYFKDDGDKVFLDLMNAVPFMNGGLFECLDKPHPEIKGKQGGDIIIYEDGFSDRDDNVVEVPDFLFFDVDEEVDISDDIGSTNRIYKEAKTRGLLEILKSYKFTITENTPIEEDVALDPELLGKVFENLLASYNPETKTTARKQTGSFYTPREIVNYMVDESLIAYLKNTIKNWDGVDNKQLDEDLHTLVAFDNPRNPFEDKNELQNQIIKALDNCKILDPACGSGAFPMGILQKMVYILHKVDPSNTEWKHRQILRVDTAIQSLEEIEDAEFREKSIRELNQQKTDIDEAFKNNELDYGRKLYLIENCIYGVDIQSIATQISKLRFFISLVVDQKIDKTKKNFGVLPLPNLETKFVTANTLIGIEKPDQQGNLFDNEEVKKLEDKLKKIRHKLFSSKSPARKRELREEDKLLREEIAELLKNSGWHNETARQLASWDPYDQNASSPFFDPEWMFDISFGFDIIIGNPPYKEFTLPLFLKKEYKTFNVKELYSFFIEKCVSSLLKPEGCLSFITGSLYIKGIKFEPLREFLLSNVLAKVIWNVGDSVFEKVQMPTTILICSKEKQSWSFSDFFPDINMIEKLEENTMHLSDLVDIQRGFEIGRDKVSDVFSDYPIITGSDVEKWEVKRIRYMAHETFVNFNNKDIRYFTLPRVLIRETGSNLLCLYLEKKLFSNRSLYSLILKPSKPKKLIKCILLILNSDLIQYYYSIKYKSDTDIFPKIRIAQAKKLPIKNDVLKKLNLFSFLADVIIYFKKAKENNFTAVFNKIANVCIMNIYFLNYFNEHNFDILSYIENDILSLVGSFDFNHLNEMQKRDITQKLCEKWNNSNNEITKRTISLRTKVPDFLKPILES, encoded by the coding sequence ATGAAACTCAACATTTTTCATGAGGTTCAATTCCTCCCAGCACTAAAAACTTTTTTCAGAGAATTAAATGTTCCCATTAACTATATTGCAGATGAACCAACAACTGCACAGGAAATTTTACGGGACACCTACAAAGACAATGACACTTTTAACCTAATAAATGATGTGTATTTTGTTGGTATGGTTGATGATTCTTCATTTCGTGGTGAAGACAGTATTGATTCTGAATCTATAAAATCAGATTATGACGGTATTTTAATTTTTGGTATCACATTACATAAAAGAGCTAACAATTTATTACCCTCACGTTCACAATTAGCTGAAATAACACGAGCTTTTAACCGTGAGTTTTATTATACACCTGTTGCACTTGTTTTTAAATACAAAAACGAAGAAAAAAAATATATAGCTTTTTCAAATGCAGAACGGCTAAAATACAAACAAGCGTGGCGGGAAGGTGAAAAAGCAGGTAAAGTATCTCTGTTACGTGATATTGATATTGAAAATCCACACAGGGGACACGAAGACATCATTCACCAATTGAAAATTCAAACAACAGGTTTAAAAGCGGTTGACTCATTTGATAAATTGTACAAATACTGGCAGGAAGTATTTAATGTTAGTATTCTAAATAAAAAGTTCTACCAAGAATTACAAAGCTGGTATTTCTGGGCAATTAAAGAAGTTACCTTCCCAAATGCACCTAACCGTTTTGATTTTGATTCTGATGCGAAATTTGATGATGCTGTTAAGGAACACAAAGGCAAAAATGTAATACGGTTATTAACCCGTCTTTTATTTATTTGGTTTATTAAAGAAAAGAAATTAGTACCTGAAGAAATTTTTGATGAAAATTACGTAGCAAACAACCTGATTAAAGATTTTACACCACAGAAACCACACGGTGTTTTTGCCACAGGTAAAAATACAAGTATGTATTATAGGGCTATTCTTCAAAACCTGTTCTTTGCCACACTAAACCAGGAAATGGGTAAACGTCAGTTTAGAATACCCAAAAGACACATGAATGTTAGCAACTTAATGCGTTATCAGAATTATTTTAAAGACGATGGTGATAAGGTATTTCTTGATTTAATGAACGCTGTACCATTTATGAACGGTGGTTTGTTTGAATGCCTGGATAAACCACACCCAGAAATAAAAGGGAAGCAAGGTGGTGATATAATCATTTATGAAGATGGTTTTTCTGACCGTGATGATAATGTGGTGGAAGTACCCGACTTTTTATTTTTTGATGTAGATGAAGAAGTTGATATTAGTGATGATATTGGTAGCACAAACAGAATCTACAAAGAAGCAAAAACACGTGGATTACTCGAAATATTAAAATCATATAAGTTCACTATAACAGAGAACACACCCATTGAAGAAGACGTTGCACTCGACCCAGAATTATTGGGTAAAGTATTTGAAAACCTATTAGCAAGTTATAACCCCGAAACTAAAACAACAGCACGTAAACAAACAGGTTCATTCTATACTCCCCGTGAAATTGTAAACTACATGGTTGATGAAAGTCTGATTGCTTATTTGAAAAATACAATTAAGAATTGGGATGGAGTTGATAACAAACAATTAGATGAAGACCTACATACATTGGTTGCATTTGATAACCCACGAAATCCATTTGAAGATAAAAATGAATTACAAAACCAGATTATTAAAGCTTTAGATAATTGTAAAATATTAGACCCTGCGTGTGGTTCAGGAGCTTTCCCAATGGGTATTTTGCAGAAAATGGTTTACATACTTCATAAAGTTGACCCCAGTAATACGGAATGGAAACACCGACAAATATTAAGGGTTGATACGGCTATACAAAGCTTGGAAGAAATAGAAGATGCGGAGTTCAGAGAAAAAAGTATAAGGGAATTAAACCAGCAAAAGACCGATATTGATGAAGCTTTTAAAAACAATGAGCTGGATTATGGTAGAAAATTATACCTGATAGAAAATTGCATTTATGGTGTAGATATACAAAGTATAGCTACTCAAATTTCTAAACTTCGCTTTTTTATTTCATTAGTTGTTGACCAAAAAATAGATAAAACAAAAAAGAATTTTGGTGTTCTACCATTACCAAACCTGGAAACCAAATTTGTAACCGCAAATACCTTAATTGGTATTGAAAAACCAGACCAACAGGGTAATCTATTTGACAATGAGGAAGTAAAAAAACTGGAAGATAAACTAAAGAAAATACGGCATAAATTATTTAGTTCCAAATCACCTGCACGTAAACGAGAACTACGTGAAGAAGATAAATTGCTAAGGGAAGAAATTGCTGAATTATTAAAAAATAGCGGTTGGCACAATGAAACTGCAAGACAATTAGCAAGCTGGGACCCTTATGACCAAAATGCATCTTCACCTTTCTTTGACCCTGAATGGATGTTTGATATATCTTTCGGTTTTGATATTATTATTGGTAATCCTCCTTATAAAGAATTTACATTACCATTATTTCTAAAAAAAGAATACAAAACTTTTAATGTAAAAGAATTGTACAGCTTTTTTATTGAAAAATGCGTTAGTTCCTTGTTAAAGCCTGAAGGATGTTTATCGTTTATAACTGGTTCGCTATATATAAAAGGAATTAAGTTTGAGCCATTGAGGGAGTTTTTGCTATCTAATGTTTTAGCAAAAGTAATTTGGAATGTTGGTGATAGTGTATTTGAGAAAGTTCAAATGCCAACAACTATTCTTATTTGTTCAAAAGAAAAACAGTCTTGGTCTTTTTCAGATTTCTTCCCTGATATTAATATGATAGAAAAGTTGGAAGAAAATACTATGCATCTATCAGACTTAGTCGATATACAAAGAGGGTTTGAAATTGGAAGAGACAAGGTCTCTGATGTCTTTTCAGATTACCCAATTATTACTGGTTCGGATGTAGAAAAGTGGGAAGTGAAAAGAATTAGGTATATGGCTCATGAGACTTTTGTTAACTTCAACAATAAGGATATCAGGTATTTTACTTTACCAAGAGTTTTAATACGTGAAACGGGTAGTAACCTTTTATGTCTTTACCTTGAAAAAAAGTTGTTTTCAAATAGAAGTCTTTATAGTTTGATTTTAAAGCCATCAAAGCCGAAGAAACTAATAAAATGTATTTTACTAATTTTAAATTCTGACCTAATACAATATTATTATTCCATAAAATATAAATCTGATACAGATATTTTTCCCAAGATAAGAATAGCTCAAGCAAAAAAATTACCTATTAAAAATGATGTTTTAAAGAAACTTAATTTATTTTCATTTCTTGCAGATGTGATAATTTATTTCAAAAAAGCAAAAGAGAATAATTTTACTGCGGTTTTTAATAAAATTGCAAACGTCTGCATTATGAATATTTACTTTTTAAATTATTTTAATGAGCATAATTTTGATATTCTGTCTTATATTGAAAATGATATTTTGTCACTTGTTGGAAGTTTTGATTTTAATCATTTAAATGAAATGCAAAAACGAGATATTACACAAAAATTGTGCGAAAAATGGAATAATTCGAATAATGAAATCACAAAACGTACTATCTCACTTAGAACTAAAGTACCAGATTTTTTAAAACCGATTTTAGAGAGTTAG
- a CDS encoding helicase-related protein: MILDNENQELKVHEWITKYTEEGKLDIVTGYFTIGALAYVSKQVNDKISDFRMVLGDIVNSDAEEDRPLDLLNENITIEAALQLNSISKEAVAFLKQDKVKAKTLEPNFCHAKSYLFKPKEKDDRNNYFITGSSNLTEAGIGLKTTNNIELNIAETGNNNQYKELVKWFNDLWGKPQAHTNKTLVSKNGEKTKINFKEYLISEIEKIFIKYSPRDIYYKILFELFGTQLIEDENDPEFNRQVGRLENSVVYKTLYEFQRKGVLSLIKMLQKYNGAILADAVGLGKTWSALAVMKFFQLQGREILLICPKKLENNWKKYRKHQDSKFEKDQLDYFVRFHTDMNEDRVEKYDDRADKFFTNDKPKLIVIDESHNLRNDKTKGYNFLLEQILKPNDDIKVLLLSATPINNSLNDIRNQFKLLIQGDVQGYDDSLGVRNIDYTFRSAQQAFNEWKEDTNPKITDFIKKLPANFFTLTDSLTVARTRDMINGHQTELVFPEKAKPVNLFVTPQQLGNFDTFEELFDHFPPMLSGYQPSFYVDIDESEKDVLHDERQRDRFLVKMMYILMVKRLESSWFSFYSTVGKIKDHHQNTIDKINDYLRNKDNVDIETDDVLIDDEEMQDVFDEFTLGKKRKISIKEIDEADNIQNYKNDLKKDLDALDTLYANMQKFETKIDKEIIKPNNKKSEDNKLEELIKQIENKRRSGKNNKNQKFVIFTVYRDTAKYIFDQLKARGYDRLAMVSGSGSFTSDSDEESKKFEFILERFAPFTKLYRETEWEFDVNPDDAKNYNEWVEWIADNQPKTYDKLKKPIDILIATDALSEGQNLQDADMVINYDIHWNPVRIIQRMGRIDRLGSPNKKIFGINFWPSDNINNYLNLQGRIEQRMAAMKLAGSEVNLEFSDTFKEMAEDENLEIRLKSRMMKQMETTWDDIEVSDESLGFDDLSLERYRQDLREEFNLDKTKYQRMPKGVYSGFKADDSLCSENGIIALMGYPAKPEKARVHEYKVFDLIYINYNGELVLLNQKEVLDVVTHHKDNDRFVPDAIDNGVEPEIKKLVDAIKSYLDNQKADYQKQEDGTVKKVMGKEATDILSKLRKGDRNAITRVKQNIKVDEKFQLENFDLITWFLITV; the protein is encoded by the coding sequence ATGATACTCGACAACGAAAACCAGGAACTAAAAGTCCATGAGTGGATAACCAAATACACAGAAGAAGGTAAATTAGATATTGTTACAGGGTATTTCACCATTGGTGCGTTAGCTTATGTGTCCAAACAGGTTAACGATAAAATATCTGATTTCAGAATGGTTCTGGGTGACATTGTTAATTCCGATGCTGAAGAAGACAGGCCATTAGACCTACTAAATGAAAATATAACCATTGAAGCGGCCCTGCAACTAAATAGTATATCAAAAGAAGCTGTTGCATTTTTAAAACAAGATAAAGTAAAAGCTAAAACCCTCGAACCCAACTTCTGTCATGCAAAATCATATCTATTCAAACCAAAAGAAAAAGATGATAGAAACAATTATTTCATTACTGGTAGTTCTAACCTAACAGAAGCAGGTATTGGATTGAAAACCACAAATAATATAGAATTAAACATTGCTGAAACAGGGAATAACAACCAATACAAAGAATTGGTGAAATGGTTTAATGATTTATGGGGTAAACCACAGGCACATACCAACAAAACCCTCGTTAGTAAAAACGGTGAAAAAACTAAAATTAATTTTAAAGAATACCTGATTAGTGAAATTGAAAAAATCTTTATAAAATACTCACCTCGTGACATTTATTATAAAATTCTTTTTGAGCTATTTGGTACACAATTAATAGAAGATGAAAATGACCCTGAATTTAACCGTCAGGTTGGCCGTTTAGAAAATAGTGTGGTGTACAAAACACTTTACGAGTTTCAACGAAAAGGTGTTTTAAGTCTGATAAAAATGTTGCAGAAATATAACGGTGCAATTTTAGCTGATGCGGTAGGTTTAGGTAAAACGTGGTCGGCATTAGCCGTTATGAAATTCTTTCAGTTACAGGGACGGGAGATTTTGTTGATTTGCCCTAAAAAATTAGAAAATAACTGGAAAAAATACCGTAAACACCAGGATTCCAAATTTGAAAAAGACCAATTAGATTATTTTGTTCGGTTTCATACCGATATGAATGAAGACAGGGTTGAAAAATACGATGACCGTGCCGATAAATTTTTCACCAACGATAAACCAAAACTTATTGTAATTGATGAATCACATAATTTAAGAAATGATAAAACGAAAGGTTATAATTTTCTTTTGGAACAAATATTAAAACCAAATGATGATATTAAGGTACTTTTACTTTCAGCTACACCAATCAACAATTCATTAAACGATATTAGAAATCAGTTTAAACTTCTAATACAAGGCGATGTGCAGGGTTATGATGATAGTTTAGGGGTACGTAACATAGATTATACCTTCCGTTCTGCACAACAGGCATTTAATGAATGGAAAGAGGATACTAACCCTAAAATAACTGATTTTATTAAAAAATTACCTGCTAATTTCTTCACTCTAACCGATTCATTAACGGTTGCACGAACACGTGATATGATAAACGGTCACCAAACCGAACTTGTATTTCCAGAAAAAGCAAAACCCGTTAATTTATTTGTAACACCGCAACAGTTAGGGAACTTCGACACATTTGAAGAATTGTTTGACCATTTTCCACCCATGTTATCAGGATACCAACCCTCATTTTATGTTGATATAGATGAAAGTGAAAAGGATGTGTTACATGATGAAAGACAACGTGACCGTTTTTTAGTAAAAATGATGTATATATTAATGGTCAAACGATTGGAATCATCCTGGTTCTCATTTTATTCAACTGTTGGAAAAATAAAAGACCACCACCAAAATACAATTGATAAAATAAACGATTATCTACGGAATAAAGATAATGTTGACATTGAAACAGATGATGTTTTAATTGATGATGAAGAAATGCAGGATGTATTTGATGAATTTACTCTTGGTAAAAAAAGAAAAATCAGTATAAAAGAAATTGATGAAGCAGATAACATTCAAAATTATAAAAACGACCTGAAAAAAGACTTGGATGCATTGGATACACTATATGCCAACATGCAAAAATTTGAAACTAAGATTGATAAAGAAATAATAAAACCAAACAACAAAAAATCAGAAGATAACAAGCTTGAAGAACTTATAAAACAAATTGAAAATAAACGTAGAAGCGGTAAAAACAACAAAAACCAAAAATTTGTAATTTTTACGGTGTACCGTGATACTGCAAAGTACATTTTTGACCAATTAAAAGCAAGGGGATATGATAGATTAGCGATGGTTTCAGGTTCTGGTTCATTTACTTCCGATTCAGATGAAGAATCTAAAAAATTTGAATTTATATTAGAACGTTTTGCACCATTTACAAAGCTATACAGGGAAACAGAATGGGAATTTGATGTTAATCCTGATGATGCCAAAAATTATAATGAATGGGTAGAATGGATAGCTGACAACCAACCAAAAACCTATGATAAATTAAAAAAACCAATAGATATTTTAATTGCTACCGATGCATTAAGTGAAGGGCAAAATCTTCAAGATGCAGATATGGTAATTAATTACGATATACATTGGAATCCTGTACGTATCATACAGCGAATGGGACGTATTGACCGTCTGGGTTCACCTAACAAAAAAATATTTGGTATAAACTTTTGGCCTTCTGATAATATTAATAATTACTTGAATTTACAAGGACGAATTGAACAAAGAATGGCCGCAATGAAACTGGCTGGTTCTGAAGTTAACCTCGAATTTTCAGATACTTTTAAAGAAATGGCTGAAGATGAAAACCTCGAAATTCGTCTGAAATCCCGCATGATGAAACAAATGGAAACAACATGGGATGATATTGAGGTCAGCGATGAAAGTTTAGGGTTCGATGATTTGTCATTAGAGCGTTACAGACAGGATTTAAGAGAAGAATTCAACCTGGATAAGACAAAGTATCAGCGTATGCCAAAAGGTGTTTATTCGGGCTTTAAAGCTGATGATAGCTTGTGTTCTGAAAACGGTATTATTGCACTCATGGGTTATCCTGCTAAACCCGAAAAAGCACGTGTTCACGAGTACAAAGTATTCGACTTGATTTATATTAATTATAACGGTGAATTGGTGCTACTTAACCAAAAAGAGGTGCTGGATGTGGTAACACATCACAAGGACAATGACCGTTTTGTTCCTGATGCAATTGATAACGGTGTAGAACCCGAAATAAAAAAATTAGTTGATGCAATTAAATCATACCTCGACAATCAAAAAGCTGATTATCAAAAACAGGAAGATGGTACGGTTAAAAAGGTAATGGGAAAGGAAGCAACCGATATATTATCAAAATTACGAAAAGGTGACCGTAATGCGATTACACGAGTAAAACAAAATATAAAAGTTGATGAAAAATTTCAGCTTGAAAACTTTGATTTAATAACCTGGTTTTTAATTACTGTATAA
- the istB gene encoding IS21-like element helper ATPase IstB, whose product MNEVTLTRMKQMKLHGMHGAFKTAVETGKTDDYTIDQFVSMITDAEWDDRNNRKIERLIKNARFHYKATIENVVYEHTRNIDRTKLLRLAECDFINKNENVLISGSTGAGKSYIATALGYQACIEGYRVLYFNTTKLFSKLKMAKADGSYLKELAKMARHQLIILDDFGLQPLDSQNRIALLELIEDRHNKGSMLVTSQLPVSKWYEIIGEKTIADAILDRLIHQSHRIELMGESMRKKRNIYSE is encoded by the coding sequence ATGAACGAAGTAACATTAACACGAATGAAACAGATGAAGCTCCATGGTATGCATGGGGCTTTTAAAACAGCTGTCGAAACAGGTAAAACCGATGATTACACCATCGACCAGTTTGTATCGATGATAACAGATGCCGAGTGGGACGATCGCAACAACCGCAAGATAGAGCGATTGATAAAAAATGCAAGGTTCCACTATAAAGCAACCATTGAAAACGTGGTGTACGAACATACAAGAAATATCGATCGGACAAAACTGTTAAGACTGGCTGAATGCGATTTTATTAATAAAAACGAGAATGTATTAATATCGGGCAGCACCGGTGCCGGCAAAAGCTACATTGCAACAGCCTTAGGGTATCAGGCCTGTATCGAGGGATACAGGGTTTTGTACTTTAATACAACCAAGCTGTTTTCTAAACTAAAAATGGCAAAAGCCGATGGATCTTATCTCAAAGAACTTGCAAAAATGGCCAGGCATCAGTTAATAATACTCGATGACTTTGGCCTGCAACCCTTAGATAGCCAAAACCGGATAGCTCTGTTAGAGTTAATTGAAGATAGGCACAATAAAGGATCTATGCTTGTAACATCACAGCTGCCCGTTAGTAAGTGGTATGAAATAATCGGGGAGAAAACGATTGCCGATGCCATACTTGACCGGTTGATCCATCAATCGCACAGGATTGAGCTGATGGGTGAATCGATGAGAAAAAAACGAAACATTTATAGTGAATAA
- the istA gene encoding IS21 family transposase: MANKLIDMSKVRKVIQLHHQGKAKQFISRYLGLSRNTVKKYIALYKVLNLTIDDIDKKSDSELEKIFSRDTEDVLSPKLKKVYNFFPYMERELKKTGVTKQLMWEEYYEKHPDGLKLSQFKAHYLRWNKKVNPVMHMEHKAGDKMFIDYAGKTLEIINKETGEIEEVQFFVAILGASQYTYAEASPSQQKEDFVASVENALHFYGGVPAAIVPDNLKSAVTKSSRFEPTINETFMDFAEHYGTTVLPARAYRPRDKSLAEGAVKILYQRIYPALRGKDFYSLEELNSAIWDELDKHNNKKLTGRPTSRYQLFVEDEKGKLTALPVEKYEIKEIAIATVAMNGHVLLSKDKHYYSVPCQYLKKKVKLVFTSKTVEIYHKYNRIALHKRDGRKYFYTTNKDHLATTHQFVTDWTPQRFINWAASIDESVKEFIINVLERKQHPEQSYKSCMGVLAFAKKVGEERLANACKRALEHQVYNYKIIQKILEKGLDKLDDEKPDEPELPFHNNIRGGKYYN; the protein is encoded by the coding sequence ATGGCTAATAAATTAATCGACATGAGTAAAGTAAGAAAAGTCATTCAGTTACACCACCAGGGAAAAGCAAAGCAATTTATCAGTAGGTACCTGGGCCTTTCACGCAATACGGTCAAGAAGTATATCGCTCTATACAAGGTGTTAAACCTTACAATTGATGATATTGATAAGAAGAGTGATTCCGAGCTGGAAAAGATCTTTAGCAGGGATACCGAAGATGTTCTTTCCCCAAAGCTAAAAAAGGTTTATAACTTCTTTCCCTACATGGAGCGTGAATTAAAAAAGACCGGCGTTACCAAACAGCTGATGTGGGAAGAATATTATGAAAAACATCCCGATGGACTAAAACTAAGCCAGTTTAAAGCCCACTACCTGCGTTGGAATAAAAAGGTTAACCCGGTAATGCATATGGAGCATAAAGCAGGCGATAAGATGTTTATTGACTACGCTGGCAAAACCCTGGAAATTATCAATAAAGAAACAGGCGAGATTGAAGAGGTACAGTTTTTTGTTGCCATACTGGGGGCCAGTCAATACACCTATGCAGAAGCCTCACCGAGCCAACAAAAAGAAGACTTTGTTGCTTCGGTTGAAAATGCACTGCACTTTTACGGGGGAGTTCCTGCAGCTATTGTCCCTGATAACCTAAAGTCTGCCGTAACCAAAAGCAGCCGGTTTGAACCTACCATTAACGAAACGTTTATGGACTTTGCCGAACATTACGGTACAACAGTTCTTCCGGCTCGGGCTTACCGTCCCCGGGACAAGTCACTGGCAGAAGGAGCAGTCAAGATATTATACCAAAGAATATATCCGGCCTTGCGCGGCAAAGATTTTTACAGTTTAGAAGAGCTTAACAGTGCAATTTGGGATGAACTGGACAAGCATAACAACAAAAAGTTAACCGGCAGGCCAACGTCCCGGTATCAATTATTCGTTGAAGACGAAAAAGGCAAGCTTACCGCATTACCTGTAGAAAAATACGAGATTAAAGAAATAGCAATAGCCACCGTAGCCATGAACGGGCACGTGCTGTTAAGCAAAGACAAACATTATTACAGCGTTCCGTGTCAGTATTTAAAGAAGAAGGTAAAGCTGGTGTTTACATCAAAAACCGTTGAAATATACCATAAATACAACCGCATAGCTTTGCACAAAAGAGATGGACGTAAATACTTCTACACCACAAACAAAGACCACCTGGCAACAACACACCAGTTTGTTACCGACTGGACACCGCAGCGTTTTATCAACTGGGCAGCTTCAATTGACGAGAGTGTAAAGGAATTTATAATCAATGTGCTGGAAAGAAAACAACACCCTGAACAATCCTATAAAAGCTGTATGGGCGTATTGGCTTTTGCCAAAAAGGTTGGGGAAGAAAGGCTTGCCAATGCGTGTAAACGTGCATTGGAACATCAGGTTTACAACTACAAAATCATACAAAAGATACTGGAAAAAGGGTTGGATAAACTTGATGATGAAAAACCGGACGAACCGGAACTTCCTTTTCATAACAACATAAGGGGAGGAAAATATTACAACTGA
- a CDS encoding YjbQ family protein, translating to MIQQNEIILSGYKRGYHLITSVIENNLPKLPEKGLLHILVKHTSAGITINENADSTVRGDFERFINKMIPENDPSYVHTYEGADDITYTLYFNTCI from the coding sequence ATGATTCAGCAAAATGAAATAATACTTTCCGGTTACAAAAGGGGGTACCATCTTATAACTTCTGTTATTGAAAATAACTTACCAAAACTTCCAGAGAAAGGGCTTTTACATATTCTGGTAAAACATACATCGGCAGGAATAACCATAAATGAAAACGCAGATTCTACAGTCAGGGGCGATTTTGAGCGGTTTATCAATAAAATGATCCCGGAAAACGACCCTTCTTATGTTCACACTTATGAGGGAGCGGATGATATAACATATACTTTGTATTTTAATACATGTATTTAA
- a CDS encoding PD40 domain-containing protein: MTRFFLFISAAMLFGCTESFQKLSGPYLGQELPKNKPELFAPGIINTGISARDITFTPDGKEIYFGLNIGNSAYSTIFFCKETEEGWSNPEVVPFASDPRFIFIEPFISPDGQKLFFVSNKGNEFDETNRFLLTYGWLNAQMISGPNHTNLIRQ, encoded by the coding sequence ATGACAAGATTTTTCTTATTCATTTCTGCCGCTATGCTGTTTGGCTGCACTGAATCTTTTCAAAAACTCTCGGGCCCTTATCTGGGGCAGGAACTTCCGAAAAACAAGCCCGAACTTTTTGCCCCGGGAATCATCAATACAGGCATTTCAGCACGTGATATTACATTTACTCCCGACGGAAAAGAAATTTATTTTGGACTCAATATCGGAAATTCAGCTTACTCAACCATTTTTTTCTGTAAGGAAACAGAGGAGGGGTGGAGCAATCCGGAAGTTGTTCCTTTTGCCAGCGATCCCAGGTTTATTTTTATCGAACCTTTTATTTCTCCCGACGGGCAAAAACTGTTTTTTGTATCCAATAAAGGAAATGAATTTGACGAAACCAACCGTTTTTTACTGACATATGGGTGGCTGAACGCGCAAATGATTTCTGGGCCGAACCATACAAACTTGATTCGACAATAA
- a CDS encoding PD40 domain-containing protein — protein MAERANDFWAEPYKLDSTINTGESEFFPSVSENGNLYFTREDPKTQRGFIYKSEFKNGKYQNPEKLPEHINEGVARFNATIAKDESFIIIPVFGMADSYGSTDYYISFYEAEKGWSEPLNMGEKANTSSRLEYSASFSPDGNYFFFMSARVDSSIKEKLT, from the coding sequence GTGGCTGAACGCGCAAATGATTTCTGGGCCGAACCATACAAACTTGATTCGACAATAAATACCGGTGAGTCAGAATTCTTCCCCTCTGTTTCTGAAAATGGTAATCTTTATTTCACGCGCGAAGACCCCAAAACCCAGCGTGGATTTATTTATAAATCAGAATTCAAAAACGGGAAATACCAAAACCCTGAAAAACTACCTGAACATATCAATGAAGGAGTAGCCCGTTTCAACGCTACCATCGCAAAAGACGAAAGTTTTATTATTATCCCCGTTTTTGGAATGGCTGATTCTTATGGTTCAACCGATTATTACATTAGCTTTTACGAAGCAGAAAAAGGCTGGAGTGAGCCGTTAAATATGGGTGAAAAAGCAAACACTTCAAGCAGGCTCGAATACTCCGCAAGTTTTTCGCCCGATGGCAACTATTTCTTTTTTATGTCAGCCCGTGTGGATTCTTCAATAAAAGAAAAACTTACATAG
- a CDS encoding YccF domain-containing protein, with the protein MKILGNLIWLIFGGFAIFIEYIIAGLLLCITIIGIPFGLQSFKLGILALWPFGQKIEYMDYAPGCLSTIMNVLWLFIGGIWITLTHFFFGILLGITIIGIPWAKQHFKMASLALTPFGRKVI; encoded by the coding sequence ATGAAAATTCTTGGAAACCTTATCTGGCTGATTTTTGGCGGTTTCGCCATTTTTATTGAATACATTATTGCCGGTCTTTTGCTGTGTATAACGATTATTGGTATTCCTTTTGGTTTACAATCGTTTAAACTTGGAATTCTGGCCTTATGGCCTTTCGGACAAAAGATTGAGTACATGGATTACGCCCCCGGTTGCCTTTCAACCATTATGAATGTTCTTTGGCTTTTTATTGGTGGAATCTGGATTACACTCACCCACTTCTTTTTTGGCATATTGCTCGGAATAACAATTATCGGAATTCCATGGGCCAAACAACATTTTAAAATGGCATCACTCGCATTAACACCATTTGGAAGAAAAGTCATTTGA